One region of Phycisphaerales bacterium genomic DNA includes:
- a CDS encoding fibronectin type III domain-containing protein, translating into MATVNNNPIPRSPRPAVQAWGRAHAPIFVGQAEQLGLPEEQAALYKAAVDELDAAVRAQEAARNVYRTATTNAEKALARLLAVQGDTVRIIRAYAESTDNPQAVYSAGQLPPIATPTKMAEPAQPRSVTASLVATSGAIELRWKAKNPEGSSGTSYIVRRRLPGEAAFTIVGITGKKRYTDSTLPAGHGRMEYTIQGQRSDLSGPVSALMTVSFGAVEASRATRLAA; encoded by the coding sequence ATGGCCACCGTCAACAACAACCCGATCCCGCGTTCGCCGCGGCCGGCCGTGCAGGCGTGGGGCAGGGCGCACGCACCGATCTTCGTGGGCCAGGCCGAGCAGCTGGGGTTGCCGGAGGAGCAGGCGGCACTGTACAAGGCCGCGGTGGACGAGCTGGACGCGGCGGTGCGGGCCCAGGAGGCGGCCCGCAACGTGTACCGCACGGCGACCACCAACGCAGAGAAGGCACTGGCCAGGCTGCTGGCGGTGCAGGGCGACACGGTGCGGATCATCCGCGCCTACGCCGAGAGCACGGACAACCCGCAGGCGGTGTACTCGGCCGGGCAGCTGCCCCCGATCGCCACGCCCACGAAGATGGCCGAACCCGCGCAGCCGCGGAGCGTGACGGCGTCTCTGGTCGCCACGAGCGGCGCCATCGAGCTGCGCTGGAAGGCCAAAAACCCCGAGGGCAGCAGCGGGACCAGCTACATCGTGCGCCGCCGCCTCCCCGGCGAGGCCGCCTTCACCATCGTGGGCATCACCGGCAAGAAGCGCTACACCGACAGCACGCTCCCCGCGGGCCACGGGCGGATGGAGTACACGATCCAGGGCCAACGGAGCGACCTGTCGGGGCCAGTGTCGGCGTTGATGACGGTGAGCTTCGGGGCGGTCGAGGCTTCCAGAGCAACCCGGCTCGCGGCGTAA